The Amycolatopsis mongoliensis genome includes a window with the following:
- a CDS encoding EF-hand domain-containing protein, giving the protein MASDFQRRKISGVFGAMDADDDGYLTESDFRALTARWLDLRGTDGSTPEGEKLAAIMMGWWATLRDASDRDRDGKVTLDEVLAVVDELPKMPGAVTGTAAAMFEAVDENGDGTISAAEYRRMIEAWSGVGTPAAEVFALLDTDGDGRLSHDEFTGHWYEFWAGDDPAAPGSAVFGRV; this is encoded by the coding sequence ATGGCCAGTGACTTCCAGCGGCGCAAGATCTCCGGCGTCTTCGGCGCCATGGACGCCGACGACGACGGCTACCTGACCGAGTCCGACTTCCGGGCGCTCACGGCGCGATGGCTCGACCTCCGCGGCACCGACGGCAGCACCCCCGAGGGGGAGAAGCTCGCCGCCATCATGATGGGCTGGTGGGCGACGCTGCGCGACGCGTCCGACCGCGACCGTGACGGCAAGGTCACCCTCGACGAGGTCCTCGCCGTCGTCGACGAGCTCCCGAAGATGCCGGGCGCGGTCACCGGCACCGCGGCGGCGATGTTCGAAGCGGTGGACGAAAACGGCGACGGCACGATCTCGGCGGCGGAGTACCGCCGGATGATCGAGGCGTGGAGCGGCGTCGGCACCCCGGCGGCCGAGGTGTTCGCCCTGCTGGACACCGACGGCGACGGCCGCCTGTCCCACGACGAGTTCACCGGCCACTGGTACGAGTTCTGGGCGGGCGACGACCCCGCGGCCCCGGGCAGCGCGGTTTTCGGCCGGGTCTGA
- a CDS encoding alpha/beta hydrolase family protein, with protein MRIAEQETVEGVVAGVPFVALPPPDRAAPAALVAGWHLMEVPASEQAFAEAVPMTGLQAWRVYLGLPLTGARLPEGGPAELFRRASEDAVLNVFEPVTEQAVAEFPAALAELRSRLPGAAGPLGVFGGSAGSLVALEVLARGDVAVEAAAVVSPVARLAPVIGRNERLFDVTYPWSPRSRAVADRYDFVRRAGELGAPLLIVTGEADDAAVREPAEALREKLGTELVTVEGMAHEFAPGTPAAARVDAAFSDWFARRLRA; from the coding sequence ATGCGGATCGCCGAGCAGGAAACCGTCGAAGGGGTCGTGGCCGGGGTGCCGTTCGTGGCCCTGCCGCCGCCGGACCGGGCGGCCCCGGCCGCGCTGGTGGCGGGCTGGCACCTGATGGAGGTGCCCGCGAGCGAGCAGGCGTTCGCCGAAGCGGTGCCGATGACCGGCCTGCAGGCCTGGCGGGTGTACCTCGGCCTGCCGCTGACCGGGGCCAGGCTGCCCGAAGGCGGCCCGGCGGAGCTGTTCCGGCGGGCGAGCGAGGACGCGGTGCTCAATGTCTTCGAGCCGGTCACCGAGCAGGCGGTGGCGGAGTTCCCCGCGGCGCTGGCCGAGCTGCGGAGCCGGCTCCCGGGCGCGGCCGGTCCGCTCGGCGTCTTCGGTGGCTCGGCGGGCTCGCTGGTCGCGCTGGAGGTGCTCGCCCGCGGGGACGTCGCGGTCGAGGCCGCCGCGGTGGTCAGCCCCGTCGCCCGGCTGGCACCGGTGATCGGCCGCAACGAGCGGCTCTTCGACGTCACGTATCCGTGGAGCCCGCGCTCCCGGGCCGTCGCCGACCGCTACGACTTCGTGCGCCGGGCCGGGGAACTGGGTGCGCCGCTGCTGATCGTGACCGGCGAAGCCGACGACGCCGCCGTCCGCGAGCCGGCCGAGGCGCTGCGCGAGAAGCTGGGGACCGAGCTGGTGACGGTCGAGGGGATGGCGCACGAGTTCGCGCCGGGGACGCCGGCAGCGGCCCGCGTCGACGCGGCGTTCAGCGACTGGTTCGCGCGGCGGCTGCGAGCCTGA
- a CDS encoding PaaI family thioesterase, translated as MTESAAPIEVDRLSGIDPAAADQQLNDKVGMKLLEATAERVIGTIPVEGNLQPYGLLHGGANAVLAEALGSTVAALNAGPDRAAMGLELSCTHHRAVRSGTVTGVATPLHVGRGTITAEIVLTDDEGRRTCTARLTCVVRDRPPGA; from the coding sequence GTGACCGAAAGTGCCGCCCCCATCGAAGTGGACCGGTTGTCGGGCATCGACCCGGCCGCCGCGGACCAGCAGCTGAACGACAAGGTCGGCATGAAGCTCCTGGAAGCGACCGCCGAACGCGTGATCGGCACGATCCCGGTCGAGGGCAACCTCCAGCCGTACGGCCTGCTGCACGGCGGCGCCAACGCCGTGCTCGCCGAAGCGCTGGGCTCGACGGTCGCGGCGCTGAACGCGGGCCCGGACCGCGCGGCGATGGGGCTGGAGCTGTCCTGCACGCACCACCGGGCCGTCCGCTCGGGCACCGTCACCGGCGTCGCGACGCCGCTGCACGTCGGCCGCGGCACCATCACCGCCGAGATCGTGCTGACCGACGACGAGGGCCGGCGCACCTGCACTGCCCGGCTCACCTGCGTCGTCCGGGACCGCCCGCCGGGCGCCTGA
- the polA gene encoding DNA polymerase I, with translation MSPSEKTTVANATGTTSVAARPKLLLIDGHSMAYRAFFALPAENFKTKTGQVTNAVFGFTSMLINLLRDEAPTHLAVAFDLSRKTFRSETFADYKANRSTTPDEFRGQVDLVREVLDVLGIPSLTKENFEADDIIATLTTQAAAEDFDVLICTGDRDALQLVTDRVTVLYPKRGVSEMTRFTPEAVEEKYGLTPRQYPDFAALRGDPSDNLPNIPGVGEKTAAKWIKQFGSLDDLIDRVDEVKGKAGEALRAHLSSVQLNRQLTELIRDVELEIGPSALELRPWDREAVHALFDELEFRVLRDRLFATLQSAEPEADEGFEVSGSALAPGALPAWLAAHAGEGEPVALAFRTVGTSVRSDLRAVAFASADGEGAYVDVTAMDQADDAALAAWFADPKSRKTGHDLKVPLHAIRSRGWALAGLAMDTALAAYLVRPGQRTFELDDLALRYLHRELRSETDGGDGQLSLLDGGAEGLEQKEIQEELVKARAIFELAGALDKELEQIGGARLLAELELPLLEVITELEIAGVAVDLEQLTTLEAHYLSRVTQAAEEAYAVIGKQINLGSPKQLQVVLFDELGMPKTKRTKTGYTTDAEALQGLFEKTEHPFLQHMLEHRDATKLRTTVEGLIKSVADDGRIHTTLLQTIAATGRLSSTEPNLQNIPVRTEEGRRIRDAFVVGEGYTELMTADYSQIEMRIMAHLSQDEGLIEAFNSGEDLHTFVASRAFSLPPEEITPELRYRVKAMSYGLAYGLSAYGLSQQLRISTEDAKSQMEAYFDRFGGVRDYLHSVVGIAAKNGYTETLFGRRRYLPDLNSDNRQRREMAERMALNAPIQGSAADIIKVAMLNVHRALVEAKLKSRMLLQVHDELVLEVAEGERDELEKLVRDGMGSAYELAVPLEVSVGYGRSWNEAAH, from the coding sequence GTGAGCCCGAGTGAGAAGACGACCGTTGCCAACGCCACAGGAACGACCAGCGTCGCCGCGCGGCCGAAGCTGCTGCTGATCGACGGCCATTCGATGGCCTACCGCGCCTTTTTCGCGCTGCCCGCGGAGAACTTCAAGACCAAGACCGGGCAGGTCACGAACGCGGTCTTCGGGTTCACCTCGATGCTCATCAACCTGCTGCGCGACGAAGCGCCGACCCACCTCGCGGTGGCGTTCGACCTCTCGCGCAAGACGTTCCGCTCGGAGACCTTCGCGGACTACAAGGCGAACCGCAGCACGACGCCGGACGAGTTCCGCGGCCAGGTCGACCTGGTGCGGGAGGTCCTCGACGTCCTCGGCATCCCGTCGCTGACGAAGGAGAACTTCGAGGCCGACGACATCATCGCCACGCTCACGACGCAGGCGGCCGCCGAAGACTTCGACGTCCTCATCTGTACCGGCGACCGCGACGCGCTCCAGCTGGTCACCGACCGGGTCACCGTGCTGTACCCGAAACGCGGCGTCTCGGAGATGACCCGGTTCACGCCGGAGGCCGTCGAGGAGAAGTACGGGCTCACCCCGCGGCAGTACCCGGACTTCGCCGCGCTGCGCGGCGACCCCTCGGACAACCTGCCGAACATCCCCGGCGTCGGCGAGAAGACCGCCGCCAAGTGGATCAAGCAGTTCGGCTCGCTCGACGACCTGATCGACCGCGTCGACGAGGTCAAGGGCAAGGCCGGGGAGGCGCTGCGCGCGCACCTCAGCTCGGTCCAGCTCAACCGCCAGCTCACCGAGCTGATCCGCGACGTCGAGCTGGAGATCGGCCCGTCCGCGCTGGAGCTGCGCCCGTGGGACCGCGAGGCCGTGCACGCGCTGTTCGACGAGCTGGAGTTCCGCGTCCTGCGGGACAGGCTGTTCGCGACGCTGCAGAGTGCCGAGCCGGAGGCCGACGAAGGCTTCGAGGTGTCCGGTTCCGCGCTCGCGCCGGGCGCGCTCCCGGCGTGGCTCGCGGCGCACGCGGGCGAGGGCGAGCCGGTGGCGCTGGCCTTCCGTACCGTGGGCACGTCGGTGCGGTCCGACCTGCGCGCGGTCGCTTTCGCGTCGGCGGACGGCGAAGGCGCGTACGTCGACGTGACGGCGATGGACCAGGCCGACGACGCGGCGCTCGCCGCGTGGTTCGCCGACCCGAAGAGCCGCAAGACCGGTCACGACCTCAAGGTCCCGCTGCACGCGATCCGCTCCCGCGGCTGGGCGCTGGCCGGGCTCGCCATGGACACCGCGCTGGCCGCGTACCTCGTGCGGCCCGGGCAGCGCACCTTCGAGCTGGACGACCTCGCGCTGCGCTACCTGCACCGCGAGCTGCGCTCGGAGACCGACGGCGGCGACGGGCAGCTGTCGCTGCTCGACGGCGGCGCGGAAGGCCTGGAGCAGAAGGAGATCCAGGAGGAGCTGGTCAAGGCCCGCGCGATCTTCGAGCTGGCCGGCGCGCTCGACAAGGAACTCGAGCAGATCGGCGGCGCGCGGCTGCTCGCCGAGCTGGAGCTGCCCCTGCTGGAGGTCATCACCGAGCTGGAGATCGCCGGCGTCGCCGTCGACCTGGAGCAGCTGACCACGCTCGAAGCGCACTACCTCTCGCGCGTCACCCAGGCGGCGGAAGAGGCGTACGCGGTGATCGGCAAGCAGATCAACCTCGGCTCGCCGAAGCAGCTGCAGGTCGTGCTGTTCGACGAGCTCGGCATGCCGAAGACCAAGCGCACCAAGACCGGCTACACCACCGACGCCGAGGCGCTGCAGGGCCTGTTCGAGAAGACCGAGCACCCGTTCCTGCAGCACATGCTGGAGCACCGGGACGCGACGAAGCTGCGCACGACCGTCGAGGGCCTGATCAAGTCCGTCGCCGACGACGGGCGCATCCACACGACGCTGCTGCAGACGATCGCGGCCACCGGGCGGCTGTCCTCGACCGAGCCGAACCTGCAGAACATCCCGGTCCGCACCGAAGAGGGCCGCCGCATCCGCGACGCGTTCGTCGTCGGCGAGGGCTACACCGAGCTGATGACCGCGGACTACAGCCAGATCGAGATGCGGATCATGGCGCACCTCTCCCAGGACGAGGGCCTCATCGAGGCGTTCAACAGCGGCGAGGACCTGCACACCTTCGTGGCGTCACGGGCGTTCTCGCTGCCGCCGGAGGAGATCACGCCGGAGCTGCGCTACCGCGTCAAGGCGATGTCGTACGGCCTCGCGTACGGGCTGTCGGCGTACGGGCTTTCGCAGCAGCTGCGGATTTCCACCGAGGACGCCAAGTCCCAGATGGAGGCGTACTTCGACCGCTTCGGCGGCGTGCGCGACTACCTCCACTCCGTGGTCGGCATCGCGGCGAAGAACGGGTACACCGAGACGCTCTTCGGCCGCCGCCGCTACCTGCCCGACCTCAACAGCGACAACCGCCAGCGCCGCGAGATGGCCGAGCGGATGGCGCTGAACGCCCCGATCCAGGGCAGCGCGGCCGACATCATCAAGGTCGCGATGCTCAACGTCCACCGTGCGCTGGTCGAGGCGAAGCTGAAGAGCCGGATGCTGCTGCAGGTGCACGACGAACTGGTGCTCGAGGTCGCCGAAGGCGAGCGCGACGAGCTGGAGAAGCTCGTCCGCGACGGCATGGGGTCGGCCTACGAGCTGGCCGTGCCGCTGGAGGTCTCGGTCGGCTACGGCCGGTCCTGGAACGAAGCCGCGCACTGA
- a CDS encoding YhgE/Pip domain-containing protein: protein MNAFRIARNELRRLSTGTMPKLALVALVLVPLLYASFYLYANYDPYGRLDKLPAAVFTSDTGAKDSAGQQRNVGREVTDELVKSGTFQWHEVSEQEARDGVRDDKYSFAIGIPSGFSAALLGVGTFQPQQATITLTTNDANNYLSGTIAKQVAEQVRKTIAEKVGSEAADRFLVGFSTIYAKIQEASTGASQLADGANQLKSGQQQLADGAAKLADGSSTLATGLGTLKSSTADLPSQTQKLADGASQVAAGDQKVADAASLAATASSGIQGKLDSYRTQLVTDLRDAGVPEAQVQAIVAKADQLRAPVDQANGKIQQANGDLAKLADGARQVSDGAAKLAAASPQLTNGIAQASDGANQLRDGAAQLNDGEKTAVTGTNQLADGAVKLRDGLSAGLKEIPNPDDPTRSATANTIADPVAVNANGEASAGTYGAGLAPFFISLATWIGAFVLFLLLRPLSTRALTAGASPFRVAVGGWLSSALLGAAQVIVLFGAVTWLVGIHIAHPLGAIGFAVLVSLTFTSVVHALNAFFGAVGKFLGLVLLVLQLVSAGGTFPWQTIPDALYPLHVVLPMGYAIDGFRHLFYSGATVQILGDIGVLLAYLVGGILVSTLAARKRRVWTVSALKPELSL, encoded by the coding sequence ATGAACGCCTTCCGGATCGCGCGCAACGAACTGCGCCGCCTCTCGACCGGCACGATGCCCAAGCTCGCGCTGGTCGCGCTCGTGCTGGTGCCGCTGCTCTACGCGTCCTTCTACCTCTACGCGAACTACGACCCGTACGGCCGGCTCGACAAGCTGCCCGCCGCGGTCTTCACCAGCGACACCGGCGCGAAGGACTCCGCCGGCCAGCAGCGCAACGTCGGCCGCGAGGTGACCGACGAGCTGGTCAAGTCCGGCACCTTCCAGTGGCACGAGGTGTCCGAGCAGGAGGCCCGCGACGGCGTCCGCGACGACAAGTACTCCTTCGCGATCGGCATCCCCAGCGGCTTCTCCGCCGCACTGCTCGGGGTGGGCACCTTCCAGCCGCAGCAGGCGACGATCACGCTGACCACCAACGACGCCAACAACTATCTCTCCGGCACCATCGCCAAGCAGGTGGCCGAGCAGGTGCGCAAGACGATCGCCGAGAAGGTCGGCAGCGAGGCCGCGGACCGGTTCCTGGTCGGCTTCTCCACGATCTACGCCAAGATCCAGGAGGCCTCGACCGGCGCGTCCCAGCTCGCGGACGGCGCCAACCAGCTGAAGTCGGGGCAGCAGCAGCTGGCCGACGGCGCCGCGAAGCTCGCGGACGGCTCGTCGACGCTGGCGACCGGCCTGGGCACGCTCAAGAGCAGCACCGCGGACCTGCCTTCGCAGACGCAGAAGCTGGCCGACGGCGCCTCACAGGTCGCGGCCGGGGACCAGAAGGTCGCCGACGCGGCGTCGCTGGCCGCCACGGCGTCGTCCGGCATCCAGGGCAAGCTCGACTCCTACCGCACCCAGCTCGTGACGGACCTGCGCGACGCCGGGGTGCCGGAGGCCCAGGTCCAGGCGATCGTCGCCAAGGCCGACCAGCTCCGCGCCCCCGTCGACCAGGCGAACGGCAAGATCCAGCAGGCCAACGGCGACCTCGCGAAGCTGGCCGACGGCGCCCGGCAGGTCTCCGACGGCGCGGCCAAGCTCGCCGCCGCGTCCCCGCAGCTGACGAACGGCATCGCGCAGGCGTCCGACGGGGCGAACCAGCTGCGCGACGGCGCCGCCCAGCTCAACGACGGCGAAAAGACCGCCGTCACCGGCACGAACCAGCTGGCCGACGGCGCGGTGAAGCTGCGTGACGGGCTTTCCGCCGGGCTCAAGGAGATCCCGAACCCGGACGACCCGACCCGCTCGGCGACGGCCAACACCATCGCCGACCCGGTGGCGGTGAACGCCAACGGCGAGGCGTCGGCGGGGACGTACGGCGCCGGACTCGCGCCGTTCTTCATCTCGCTGGCCACCTGGATCGGCGCGTTCGTGCTCTTCCTGCTGCTGCGCCCGCTCTCGACGCGCGCGCTGACCGCGGGTGCGTCGCCGTTCCGGGTCGCGGTCGGCGGCTGGCTGTCGTCGGCGCTGCTCGGCGCCGCGCAGGTGATCGTCCTCTTCGGGGCGGTGACCTGGCTGGTGGGCATCCACATCGCGCACCCGCTGGGCGCGATAGGGTTCGCCGTGCTCGTGTCCCTGACGTTCACCTCGGTGGTGCACGCGCTGAACGCGTTCTTCGGCGCCGTCGGCAAGTTCCTCGGCCTCGTGCTGCTGGTGCTGCAGCTGGTCAGCGCCGGCGGGACGTTCCCGTGGCAGACCATCCCGGACGCGCTGTACCCGCTGCACGTCGTGCTGCCGATGGGCTACGCGATCGACGGCTTCCGCCACCTCTTCTACAGCGGGGCGACGGTGCAGATCCTCGGCGACATCGGGGTGCTGCTCGCCTACCTCGTCGGCGGGATCCTGGTGTCCACCCTGGCCGCGCGCAAACGTCGCGTTTGGACGGTGTCCGCGCTCAAGCCCGAGCTGAGCCTGTGA
- a CDS encoding trypsin-like peptidase domain-containing protein, translating to MGFERERRRWRVRLHDELGRVCGAGTVLDEYHVLTSAHVVETAGGPRSALSVDFVGLAEAMPGTAAVVEGCWVPSDGGGRGDLAVLRLDRPESRVFRAPLHRMPLGEHQLVRAFGFPPGSVGRWTHARLGGPEQPGGPGGEWVRLFRTAEAEPLGPGFGGTAVLDEATGHVVGVVVGKDSGTWMIPVETMLGHLPQLSIWTSGSPAVDASFSRPVGEAVDVSFVQRVADWFAKAEPGTVWVVDTGEAGSPVAAALRFGIVLADRERSLGVPGLPPALGDMPPTGSVDLAVDATGRTADAIRHRIEDRLTTGVAGRTLVVDAIDDSAEPDRLVGEVLAPLAGRAAELGIRLLLGFREESSPGVAAVRASTLGTRPAPDDLAGRLDVLTQAVEELAEIEAYQLRVATRFTGVAMLPARAQRLRGALKQLRSAEVDGDAEWVEKHIGGHEHAVAPAVEDGRRQRAVLDGLVARREELRARLAADNELAGEHGLAGDPELEQAYGPAKRLLIDGPCELTAAATAVDTYAAAVRARIEDRV from the coding sequence ATGGGGTTCGAGCGTGAGCGACGACGCTGGCGGGTCCGGCTGCACGACGAACTCGGCCGGGTGTGCGGTGCGGGCACGGTGCTGGACGAATACCACGTCCTCACGAGCGCGCACGTCGTCGAGACCGCCGGGGGGCCACGCTCCGCGCTGAGCGTCGACTTCGTCGGGCTGGCCGAGGCGATGCCCGGCACGGCGGCCGTCGTCGAAGGCTGCTGGGTGCCCTCCGACGGTGGTGGTCGTGGCGATCTCGCCGTGCTGCGGCTCGACCGGCCCGAATCCCGCGTCTTCCGCGCGCCGCTGCACCGCATGCCGCTCGGCGAGCACCAGCTCGTCCGTGCCTTCGGCTTCCCGCCGGGTTCGGTCGGCCGCTGGACGCACGCGCGGCTCGGCGGCCCCGAACAGCCCGGCGGCCCGGGCGGCGAATGGGTCCGGCTGTTCCGCACCGCCGAAGCCGAACCGCTCGGCCCCGGCTTCGGCGGCACGGCGGTGCTCGACGAGGCGACCGGCCACGTCGTCGGCGTGGTCGTCGGCAAGGACTCCGGCACCTGGATGATCCCGGTCGAGACCATGCTCGGGCACCTGCCCCAGCTGAGCATCTGGACCTCGGGCAGCCCGGCGGTCGACGCCAGCTTTTCGCGGCCCGTCGGCGAAGCCGTCGACGTCTCCTTCGTGCAGCGCGTCGCCGACTGGTTCGCCAAGGCCGAGCCCGGCACCGTCTGGGTCGTCGACACCGGCGAGGCCGGTTCGCCCGTTGCCGCGGCCCTGCGGTTCGGGATCGTCCTCGCCGACCGCGAACGCTCCCTCGGCGTGCCCGGCCTGCCGCCCGCGCTCGGCGACATGCCGCCGACGGGCAGCGTCGACCTCGCCGTCGACGCCACCGGCCGCACGGCCGACGCCATCCGCCACCGCATCGAAGACCGGCTCACGACCGGGGTCGCGGGGCGCACGCTCGTCGTCGACGCGATCGACGACTCCGCCGAACCCGACCGGCTCGTCGGTGAGGTGCTGGCCCCGCTCGCCGGCCGCGCGGCCGAGCTCGGCATCCGCCTGCTGCTCGGGTTCCGCGAGGAGTCCTCGCCCGGCGTCGCGGCGGTGCGGGCGAGCACCCTCGGGACCCGCCCCGCGCCGGACGACCTCGCGGGCCGGCTCGACGTCCTGACCCAGGCCGTGGAGGAGCTCGCCGAGATCGAGGCGTACCAGCTGCGCGTGGCGACCCGGTTCACCGGCGTCGCGATGCTGCCGGCCCGGGCCCAGCGGCTGCGCGGCGCGCTGAAGCAGCTGCGGTCGGCCGAGGTCGACGGTGACGCGGAGTGGGTCGAGAAGCACATCGGCGGTCACGAGCACGCGGTCGCCCCGGCGGTCGAGGACGGCCGCCGCCAGCGCGCGGTGCTCGACGGGCTGGTCGCCCGCCGCGAGGAGCTGCGGGCGCGCCTGGCCGCCGACAACGAGCTCGCGGGCGAGCACGGCCTGGCGGGCGATCCGGAGCTGGAGCAGGCCTACGGGCCGGCGAAGAGACTGCTGATCGACGGCCCCTGCGAGCTGACGGCGGCGGCCACGGCGGTCGACACGTACGCGGCCGCGGTCCGGGCCCGCATCGAAGACCGGGTCTGA
- a CDS encoding ABC transporter ATP-binding protein, which produces MQVRADRVSLEGHHGPLLPPTSLTVGEGDLAIVHGEPGVGVTAFGLALAGRLKPTTGTVHAEGTDAGLPELVAVVDAPGVSEPDHALALRVVVGEELALAHRPAGKEDVARWLAEHDAAPFAGTRFENLAPALRTRLLTELAAGRKGVRLLVLDTPDRHTSDVESWAGLAREQAERGLAVVVLTATTPLSALPFPPALLGSAEQPEPQHHSPEPAPTEELPESTDGVSA; this is translated from the coding sequence GTGCAGGTCCGAGCCGATCGGGTGTCCCTCGAAGGACACCACGGCCCCTTGTTACCGCCCACCTCGCTGACCGTCGGCGAGGGCGACCTGGCGATCGTGCACGGCGAGCCCGGCGTCGGCGTCACCGCGTTCGGCCTGGCGCTGGCCGGGCGGCTGAAGCCGACCACCGGCACGGTGCACGCCGAAGGAACCGACGCCGGGCTGCCCGAGCTCGTCGCGGTCGTCGACGCCCCCGGCGTCAGCGAGCCCGACCACGCCCTCGCGCTGCGCGTGGTCGTCGGCGAGGAGCTGGCGCTCGCCCACCGGCCGGCCGGCAAGGAAGACGTCGCCCGCTGGCTCGCCGAGCACGACGCCGCGCCGTTCGCGGGCACGCGGTTCGAGAACCTCGCCCCGGCCCTGCGCACGCGGTTGCTGACCGAGCTGGCCGCCGGGCGCAAGGGCGTCCGGCTGCTCGTCCTCGACACCCCCGACCGGCACACCAGCGACGTCGAAAGCTGGGCCGGCCTGGCGCGCGAGCAGGCCGAGCGCGGGCTCGCCGTCGTGGTGCTGACCGCGACGACGCCGCTGTCCGCGCTCCCCTTCCCGCCCGCGCTCCTCGGCTCGGCCGAGCAGCCCGAGCCGCAGCACCACTCCCCCGAACCCGCCCCCACCGAAGAGCTCCCCGAGAGCACCGACGGAGTCTCCGCATGA
- a CDS encoding LysR family transcriptional regulator: MDLDLAQVRAFVVTAQERHFGRAAQALFLTQQALSKRIRKLEDTLATPLFLRTNRSVELTADGERFLPHARELVRVADAAVAAMGADDRPLRLDVVDFRLSPMYLLRRLAAREPALRIDRVAGSGFANAVEPLLSGELDAAVGRVTGFGRPLPDELEHRPIRLEPLVALLAPEHPLAQQDVLPLADLRADGIWLPGSGGAAEWLSYLQELCGRFGVPIDDSGVSYDLRHTLEQTRYGKRHVTLAGADMELAPDLNLKVLPFEPSPLFPWSLVWRRGKAHPALRRFLALAGRTSREEDWCAYDPAHAWLPEDDLRLAAAARTSR, encoded by the coding sequence GTGGACCTCGACCTCGCCCAGGTCCGGGCGTTCGTCGTGACCGCCCAGGAACGCCACTTCGGGCGGGCCGCCCAGGCGCTGTTCCTCACCCAGCAGGCGCTGTCGAAGCGGATCCGGAAGCTCGAGGACACGCTCGCGACGCCGTTGTTCCTGCGCACCAACCGGTCGGTGGAGCTCACCGCCGACGGCGAGCGCTTCCTCCCGCACGCCCGCGAGCTGGTCCGGGTGGCCGACGCGGCGGTCGCCGCGATGGGCGCCGACGACCGGCCGCTGCGCCTCGACGTCGTCGACTTCCGGCTCTCGCCGATGTACCTGCTGCGCCGGCTCGCCGCGCGGGAGCCGGCGCTGCGGATCGACCGGGTCGCCGGCAGCGGGTTCGCGAACGCCGTCGAACCGCTGCTGTCCGGGGAGCTCGACGCCGCCGTCGGGCGGGTCACCGGCTTCGGCCGGCCGCTGCCCGACGAGCTGGAGCACCGCCCGATCCGGCTGGAACCGCTGGTCGCGCTGCTCGCCCCGGAGCACCCGCTGGCCCAGCAGGACGTGCTGCCGCTCGCCGACCTGCGCGCCGACGGGATCTGGCTGCCCGGGTCCGGCGGGGCCGCCGAATGGCTGTCCTACCTGCAGGAGCTGTGCGGCCGCTTCGGCGTGCCGATCGACGACTCCGGCGTCAGCTACGACCTGCGGCACACCCTCGAGCAGACGCGGTACGGCAAGCGGCACGTCACCCTCGCGGGCGCCGACATGGAGCTCGCGCCGGACCTGAACCTCAAGGTGCTGCCGTTCGAGCCGTCCCCGCTGTTCCCGTGGTCGCTGGTCTGGCGGCGCGGGAAGGCGCATCCGGCGCTGCGGCGGTTCCTCGCCCTGGCCGGGCGCACCAGCCGCGAAGAGGACTGGTGCGCCTACGACCCGGCGCACGCCTGGTTGCCGGAGGACGACCTCAGGCTCGCAGCCGCCGCGCGAACCAGTCGCTGA
- a CDS encoding TetR/AcrR family transcriptional regulator translates to MSGGTKQKLFEATLRLSKSRGLVGLTVDDIAAEAGVAKGTVYYNFGSKDGLVDGLLRYGVDMLAGRLRDAVSDADPLDVIEAQVDATLEFIASYPGFSQILVSELWRTPGQWHGTLSLLREEIISIVKHQLSRLEEAGRLPDGVEIPTAAAGLFGTMLVVALDWQVFGPQRTRAEVREAVMVLIRGLGRR, encoded by the coding sequence GTGAGCGGCGGGACGAAGCAGAAGCTCTTCGAGGCCACCCTGCGGCTCTCGAAGAGCCGGGGCCTGGTCGGGCTGACGGTCGACGACATCGCGGCCGAAGCCGGCGTCGCGAAGGGCACGGTCTACTACAACTTCGGCTCGAAGGACGGCCTGGTCGACGGGCTCCTGCGGTACGGGGTGGACATGCTCGCCGGCCGGCTGCGGGACGCGGTGTCCGACGCCGACCCGCTGGACGTGATCGAGGCACAGGTCGACGCCACGCTGGAGTTCATCGCGAGCTACCCCGGCTTCTCGCAGATCCTGGTGAGCGAGCTGTGGCGGACGCCGGGCCAGTGGCACGGCACGCTTTCCCTGCTGCGCGAAGAGATCATCTCGATCGTGAAGCACCAGCTCTCGCGGCTGGAGGAGGCCGGGCGGCTGCCGGACGGGGTGGAGATCCCGACGGCGGCGGCCGGGCTGTTCGGCACGATGCTGGTGGTGGCGCTGGACTGGCAGGTGTTCGGGCCGCAGCGAACGCGGGCCGAGGTGCGGGAAGCGGTGATGGTGCTGATCCGGGGTCTCGGCCGCCGCTAG